The DNA window CTTGCCGAACTCCTCCTCGATGACCCATTCCCACGGGTAGAGCTTCACGACCGTGTTCATCGGCGCCTCTTCGAGGTCGACGAACCGCTTGAGCACCGGGTCCCAGCCGATCTCCTCGATCGCGAGGCCGACCGTGTCCAGTCCCGCCTCGGCCGCGGTCTCCTGCAGGTAGGCGGTGGTGACGTGGTCTTCGCCGGTGGGATCGGCCGTCGACCACGAGAAGTGCAGCTCGTTCGACGGCAGCAGGTCCTTGACCTCGCCCCACCGCTCCACCAGCCGCTCGTGGATCGAATTCCACTGGTCGTCGTCCGGGTGGACGTCGGTCTTCCAGTGCCACTGCACGACCGCGGCTTCGAGCAGGGAGGTCGGGGTGTCGGCGTTGTATTCGAGCAGCTTCGCCGGGCTCTTGCCGTCGTAGCGCAGGTCGAACCGGCCGTAGACGTGCGGGTCCTGCCGCTTCCACGACTCGGCGATGTGCGGCCACACCCATTCCGGGATGCCGAAGTCGCGGTAGCGCTCGGTGAGGATCACGTTCTCGACGGCTTCGAGGCACATCGAATGCAGGACCTCGACGTCCGCCTCGACGGAGAGCACCTCGTCCATTTCGAGCACGTAGTGCACCGACTCGTCCCAGTAGGGGCGCGACTGGCCGGAGCCGTAGCGGGCCGGGGTGCCGAACACCAGGCCCTGCTCCTCGACGATGCGCTCCCAGTCACGCCGTGGCGTGCCGGTCTCCCTGTGCACGTCAGGATCCCCCGCTCTTCCCAGTGCCGCCGGTGCTGCTCTTGCCGCTGATGCCGAACCCGCCGCGCTGCACGGACTTGCCGGACTTGGTGGTGACGTTCGCGTTGGACGGCTTGTCGAAGCTGCCGCCGGAGACGTGGCTGCCGATGGCGCCGGTGCCGCCGTAGTTGTACCGGTAGGAGTGGCCGCCGAGGAAGATGAGCCCGCCGACGCCGGGGTGGTAACCGGGCTGCGACCGCGCGTAGTCGTCGTCGCAGTACTTGTCGTCGACGACGGTGCCGGTGTCCTTGTCGGTACAGAGCGCACTGACGTCCTCCGGGGTGCCCACCGCGTACCAGGCCGCGACGAGACCGACGACGCCGACGGTGACGCCGCTGCCGATCAGGACCTTGCGCCGCGTCTCGGCCTTGCGCTCGAGCTCCTTGTTCGCCGCTTCTTCCTCCTGCTCGGCGATCAGGGCCTGTCTGCGGGCGCGCTGCTCGGCGAGCGTGGGTTCCCTCGGCGTGGTGTTCTCGGCGTCCTGGAACCGCATCGATCCGCGCTTGGGCTGGTCACCGGGAGTGTCCTGCTGCTCCTCGGGAGTGTTGTCTTCCGTCATTCCGCGCTCCGTTACCGCTGGCCACCACATTCGGGCGCTGCCCCGTCCCCGAGCCCCAGCCTATCCACCCGAGGGGTGGCGGGGACCGGGGGCGCGGGCATCATGGAGTAGATGTCGAAATTCGCCGATCGGTTTCGCCTTGCCGACACGACGCTCGGTACCCGCCTGGTCATGGGCGGTGTCTTCGTCGGCGCCATCCTCGCGCTCGCGCTGAGCGTCACGTTTTCGTGGGGCGGTGACGTGAAGGGCGGAGCGGGCGGTGGCCGGGCCGGTGAGTCCGAGTCCGCGCAGGCCGCGTTCCACTCGCCGCCGGGAAGCTGCCTGCAGTGGGACCAGCCGGACGCGGGCGACATCCACGTCGTGCCGTGCCCCCAGGCACACCAGTTCGAGGTGACCGGGGTGGTGAACATCGGCGACCGCTACCCCAAGGACGCGCCGTCGCCGGATCTCGCGCAGTGGCGCGGCCTGGCCCAGGAACGCTGCTCGGACGGTGCGGAGAAGTACCTCGGCAAGCCGCTCGACCCGTACGGCCGCCTGACCGTGAGCGCGCTACGCCCCGGCGAGGATGAGTGGAAGGACGGCGCCCGCGAGCTGCGGTGCGTCCTGCAGTGGGCGGGGCCGGGCGGGCAGTTGCAGAAGCTGACCGGTTCGGCGAAGGACCAGCAGCAGGCGAACATCTGGGACACCGGGACCTGCCTGGCGCTGGCCGGGAAGACGGTCGGCGACCCGATCGACTGCGCGCAGCCGCATTCGTACGAGATGGTCGGCGTGCTCGATCTGAAGACGAAGTTCAAGGACTACCCGTCGCAGACCGATCAGAAGGCCTGGCTCGACACCGAGTGCTCGAAGGCCGTCATGGACTACACCGGCGGCGGGGACTACTCGGCGCAGAAGCTGATCCTGACCTGGGACGTCCGGGAGCAGGAGAGCTGGGCCGCCGGGTCGACGAAGGTGAACTGCAAGGTCGCCGCGAAGCTGACCGACGGCAGCGGGCTGGCGCCGGTGTCCGGCACGATCCGGAAGGCGGGCCCGGCGCCGTCGCAGCCCGCCGGCCCGCCGCCGAGCAGCTCCGGCGGCGGCTGATGCCCGTCGAGATGAGCCCTGACCGGTTCGAGGAACTGGTCGCGGACGCGCTGGACCAGGTGCCCGCGGACTTCGCCAACGCGATGGACAACGTCGTCGTGCTCGTGGAGCCGCACAACGAGGACGAACCGGGCATTCTCGGGCTGTACCACGGGATCGCGCTGACCGAGCGCACCTCCGACTACGGCGGGGTGCTGCCGGACCGCATTTCGATCTACCGCGAACCGCTGCTGGACATGTGCGATTCGGAGGCGGAGGTCGTGGAAGAGGTCCTGATCACCGTGGTGCACGAGGTCGCGCACCACTTCGGCATCGACGACGCGCGGCTGCACGAGCTGGGCTGGGGCTGACCGATGGCACCGGCTTCGCCGCCGACGTCTGCGATGTGTCCTCTTTGGACTCAGTGTGGGCGTTCGCGGCGGATTTCCTCGCCGCGAACGGCGCGCCGCACGGAAGGCCGTGACGGGGCCGGTTCTGGCACGGTCGCGCGCCGCGTTCGCCGCACTATCTGCCGTCGACGCGGCGCGAGCGGCTGTGGGCGTACTGCGCCGAACGGACCGGTTACTCGCCCGCGCCCTTCTGAAGCGTGCGGACGAGGAGCTGGTTGCCGGGGATCTTGTCGTTGGCGCACCCGGTGCCGGGCGCCTCGATGAACAGCGAATCCCGTTCCTGCGGCGGAAAGACCCGCAGGCCGCGGACCGGTTCGGGGTTGCAGATCGCCTCGTCGTAGTTGGCGACGGTGGCGAATCCGATGTCGGCCGACGCGACCTGGCCCTTGCCGAGTTTGATCGCGGGCCCCTTCGTACCGTCGCGGTACGCGGCGGCGCCGACCTGGTGCCCGTCGGCGCCCGAGACGTAGGAGACGCCGGGGAAGCCCTGGATGGTGCAGTCGTGGTCGCTGACGTTGGTGAACAGCAACGGCCGGTAGGTCGTGCCCGCGGCGGCGCCGCCCCTGCCGAGCGAGAGCTTGAGGTCCTTCGCCTTGCAGAGGCCGTCGTCGGGCTTGGTCGTGGTGGGCGCTGGGCTTGTGGGCGCCGGGCTGCCGCTCAACGGCGGCGCCGAACTCGAGGTGGGCGCGCTGCTCACCGTCGGCGAGGACACGGGGTTGGTGCCGCAGGCGGCGAGGACGGCGGCCAGCGCCACACCACTCGCCGCCACCGCGATCTCCGACGTTCGCGCCATGGGTTCCACCTCCCTGGTCCGAGTACCCCCGAGGGACGTGCGGCCGGTATCGGCGGTTGCGCCCGCACTTTTGTCACCAGCCGTGGCAGAACATGGTGAAAGTACAACGGAAAGTGTGATCTGGTGCGCGGAGCCTCTCTCATCCGGGTGAGATCCGGCCGGAATCCACCGCTACCGAAGACACCCAGAGTGCGCGGGGATCACCCTCGCTGTGGACAACCGACACGGACTGTGGACAGCCCCGGGAGCGTCGGCGGGCGGGCAGTATGACAGCCCTCGAACCACACCGGGAACCGGGTACCACAAACCCGAACCCAAAGCCCTGACCAGGGAAAATCGCCCCTATACCGGTACCAGGAAAGCCCCCACCCTTCCCGGGGGGCGACCCCGCTCCAGCCTACCGCTACTCCCCGCTCGGTCGGGTGAAACGGGGAGTTATCCACAGGCTGAGGGGCGGTGTGGACAACTGCGGGGCGCGCTACATCGGGGCGCCGGCCCAGCTTTCGCAGTGCCAGCCGCCGGCGCGCGCTTCCAGGACGACGCGGGCGGTGTTCGCGAGCAGTTCGTTGTCCGCGACCTCGGGGCGCACGTTGTCGCACAGCCATTCGGCGCCGAGCCGGATCGCGCCGCCGTGGCTGACCAGCACGATGTCACCAGCCGGATCGGCTTCCTCGTGCTTCGCGCGCAGTTCGGCGACCGCGGCCAGGTACCGGGACCGCACCTGCGCGCCGCTCTCGCCACCGGGCATCGAGCCCGAGAGATCACCCTGCGTCCACGGGTGCACCACGGCCAGGTAGGTCGCGATGGCTTCCTCGTCGTTGCGGCCTTCGAGATCACCGGCCTGCACCTCGTGCACGCCTTCGACGAGCCGCACGTCGAAGCCGAGCGACGCGGCGAGCGGCGCGGCCGTTTCCCGCGCCCTGGTCGCGTACGACGAGTAGACGGCGGCCACCTCGAGACCGTCGAACGCCGCCACCAGCGCCTCGGCCTGCTGCCGCCCGAGATCGGTCAACGACGGGCCGGGCAGCGCCGTGTCCAGGACTTTGCGCACGTTCGCGGTGCTCTGCGCATGCCGCACCAGGTGCAGTCTCACGCGACACCGCCCTTCCGCACCGCTTCGACCCATTCACTGGCTGCGACGAAATCCGCGTTCTCCGCACCGGGTTCGCTGCTACCCGGCATCCCGTCGGCCCTCGGGTGCGAACCGAGGAAACGGACGCTGCAGCGGCGACGCAACGCGGCGACGGCATCGCCGATCCGCGGCTCGGCAAGGTGGCCTTCGAAGTCGATGAAGAAGTGGTACTCGCCGAAGTTGTTCTTCGTCGGCCTGGCATCGAGCCTGGTCAGGTTGATCCCCCTGGTCGCGAGCTCGGTCAGCAGCGCGGCGAGCGTGCCGGTCCGATTCGCGGCGGCGGCCACCACGGACGTGCGGTCCGCGCCGGTCGGCTCCGGCAGCGGGCCCGGCGGCCGCAGCAGCAGGAACCGGGTGCGCGCATCGGCCACGTCCGCGACCCCGGTCGCCAGCACGGTCAACGGGTAGTGCTCGACGGCCACCGGCGCCGTGACAGCGGCGTCGTACTCGCCACCCCGCACGCCGACCGCGGCGCTCGCCGTCGACGACGACGCCACCGGCTGGGCGTCGGGCAGGTTCGCTTCCAGCCAGTGCCGCACCTGCGCCAGCGCGTGCGGATGACTGGCGACGGTCCGGATCGGCGCGCCGTCACCGCGCGTCAGCACGCTGAAGTGCACCGGGAGCAGCGCTTCGGCGACGGCGACGAGCGGCTCCCCTTCGACGAGACCGTCCAAGGTGGCGGTGACCGGGCCCTCCACCGAGTTCTCCACGGGCACGCACGCCGCGTCCGCGTCACCCGCGCGCACCGCGGCGAGCGCCTTCGGAATCGTGTCGGCGGGCACCAGTTCCCCCGCGTCGCCGAAAGTGCGCGCGGCCTGTTCCGAGAAGGTCCCCCGCGGCCCGAAATACGCGATCCGTGTCACGCCGCCAGGCTACGCAGTGGTGGAGTTTCACTCAGACAGCCGGTAGGTGAATCGATGACGCGGGCCGGGGTTCTTTGCCATGCTGTAGGCGTGACCGCCGAACCAGGCACGCACACCACGCACAAGACCGCAGAACGCAAGGGCGTGCTCCGCACGCCGGAACTGGTGCTGTGCGCTGTCGAAGAACCGCTTGCCCGCGCGTGGGAATCCGTGGTGGACGCACTGTCTCATTCGGACTCGGTGGTGCGCGTCCACCGGGGCTCGGTGCTCGACGTGCTCGCGCACGCGGTGGTCAGCCCCGCCAACTCCTACGGCTGGATGCGCGGCGGCATCGACGCGGTCTACGCGCGCACGTTCTCCGAGGTCGAGCAGAACGTCCGCAGCGCGGTGCTCGCCTACCACGGCGGCGAGGTGCCGATCGGGGAAGCGGTGGTGGTGCCGACCGGCGCACCGGCGCCGCAGTGGCTGATCAGCGCACCGACCATGCGCGAACCCGGCGAGCTGCTGCCCGCGGACACCGTGCACCCGTACCTCGCGGCCAAGGCGGTGTTCCTGCTGTGGCGCGACGGCACGCTCGAAGACGGGCCGGGCGTGCGCGACGCGGTCGACGTGATCGCGATGCCGGGGCTCGGCACCGGGATCGGCGGCGTGCCCCCCGAGGTCTGCGCGCGCCAGGTCGCCGCGGCGTGGAGCGAGGTCTTCCCCACTCCGTAACACCGGGTCACGAATAGAACGCCTGTTCTGGGAAAACCCGGCCAGGCCCGGGAAAAGCCACTCACCCAAGGTCACGACTTCGGCGGCGTGTACTACGTCACAGCGCGTTTACGCCCGGTAAGCCCTACCGTTGGTACCGCGTTACGCAGAAGACCAAGCACCGGCCCACCGACGGGCGAGGAGTATGCGATGCCGCGGGTGCGTGAGCTCAGTCCCTACGTGGAACTGCACCGGGAACAGTGGCGGGAGCTGCGGCGCGCCACCCCGCTCCCCCTGACCGCCGAAGAGCTGCTCCGCCTCCGCGGGCTCGGTGAACAGGTCGACCTCGCGGAGGTCGCCGAGGTCTACCTCCCGCTGTCCAGGCTGATCAACCTCCAGGTCGCCGCGCGGCAACGGCTCTACGAAGCCACCACGACGTTCCTCGGCGAGGACTGCCGCAACACGAAGGTGCCGTTCGTGATCGGCATCGCGGGCAGCGTCGCGGTCGGCAAGTCGACCACCGCGCGCCTGCTGCGCACCCTGCTCGCCCGCTGGCCCGATCACCCCAGGGTCGACCTGGTGACCACCGACGGGTTCCTGTACCCGGGCGCGGAGCTGACCCGCCGCGGGATCATGCACCGCAAGGGTTTCCCGGAGAGCTACGACCGCAGGGCGCTGCTGCGGTTCGTCGCGGACGTGAAATCGGGTGCCGACCGGGTGAGCGCGCCGGTCTACTCGCACCTGGCCTACGACATCCTCCCCGGCCACGAGCAGGTCGTGGAGAAGCCGGACATCCTGATCATCGAAGGGCTCAACGTCCTGCAGCCCGGCCCGAGGCTGACCGTCTCGGACCTGTTCGACTTCTCGATCTACGTCGACGCGCACACCTCGGACATCGAGCACTGGTACATCGAGCGGTTCCTCAAGCTGCGGCACACCGCGTTCTCCGACCCGGCCTCGCACTTCCACCACTTCGCCGGTCTCCCCGACGACGAGGCGCGCGACGAGGCGCGGCACCTTTGGCGCACCATCAACGAACCGAACCTCGTGGACAACATCCGCCCCACGCGTCCCAGGGCGACACTGGTGCTGCGCAAGGACTCCGATCACTCCATCAACCGCGTCCGGTTGCGCAAGCTCTGAGTTCCGCCACTCTCCGGAAGCACACCCTCGGCCGTTCGGCCGACCCCGTGCCGCCAGCAGTAACCGGTTGGCCGATTCCCCCTTCGCGGCCCGCCAGCGACCCTTGGTAGGAGAAAACCATTCCTGACCAGGGAGGAGGCGCACGATGTTCTCGACGATCATGACCTGGATCGGCGCCATGCTCGGCGTGACGATCCTGCTCGCCACGGCCGTTGGCGCGTTCGCCCTCGACCTCTTCGACGAGAAGCGCGAGCGGTCGGCGCCGCGGGAGACGGAACCGACCGCCCCGCAAGGCCACTAGAGCCGGAAGTTGCCGAGGCCGAAGGAGCCTACGGTGGCGTTGCGGTCGACCGTGCCCGCGATGCCGGGCACCGTGCCCTTGTTGCTGTGCTGGTGCACCGCGAGCCGCGGATGCCCCCAGCCGGGGTTGCCGGGATCGCCGTTGTAGCGCGCGATCCAGAGCAGCACCCCGTCGTCGGCCCACTCGTCGGGCCGCAGGATCGTGGTCCACCAGTTGAGGTTGGCGTAGACCAGTACCCCGTGCACACCGGTGCGCTGCCGGAACTGGGCGATGAAGTCCCGGACGAAACCGTTGGGGTCACCGAACCCGCTGGCCTCCATGTCGAGCGCGGGCCACGCGCTGCCCGGCGCGAGCAGACCGCGTTCGTTGAGCCGGTCCGCGAAGTGCGCGACCTGCGCGCCCACGTCGACCGGGCGCGCGAAGTGGTAACCGCCCGCGGCGATCCCGGCGCCGCGGGCCCCGTCGGCGAAGCCCGCGGCCTTCGGGTCCACGTAGTCGGTGGACTCGGTGACCTTCAGCAAGGCGTACGTGATGTTGTTCCCGCGGACCGCTTTCCAGTCCTGCACGTTCTGGTAGTGCGAAACGTCGACGCCGTAGTCGGTCATCGGAATGCTCCTCCCCGCGCGACTTCACCGGAATTCCACTGTCCCAGCACGCGGCGATCACGCCCCGCTGAGCGGCCCGATTTCACACAGGTGGCGCAGCACTCCACGATCAGCCCAACGAGGACAACCCCGCTTCGTAGTCGTCGAGATCGAATTCCATGCTGAACTCGGTCGCCGGTTCGAGGTGCTTGGCCAGGACCTGTTGCAGCTGCGAGAACACCTCTTCGCGTTCGAGCCCCTTTTCACCGAGCCGCTTCGCGGCCTCCCACACGGCCGCGGGATCGTTGTCCCACAACTGGTCCACGATCGTCGTGCGCATCGCGAGCTGCATCCGCTCCTGCTCGTCGAAATCGTCACCGGCGAGCGACTCGTGGTATTCGGGGAACTCGCCGACCACGAGCAGCCTGCGCTGTTCGGCGTCGGTCGGGTCGAGTTCGAGCTCGTCGTCACCGATCACCGTGACGGTGTCGGGGATCGCGAACATGCGGCGCGCCAACAGGTCCACAAGCGACTCCGGATCGTCGACGCTCTCCGTGCCGTCGAGGTAGACGTCCGCACTGTCCACTTCGGAATCATCTTCAGCGAGCTCTTCGAGCACCTCGTCGACGGCACCGAGCAGGGTTTCGGTGGCCCCTTCGGACAGACCGTCGCGGTGCGCGCCCCATTCCGCCCAGGCGCGCACGACGTCGGGCAGCGCGGCCTCGACGTCCTCGCCGAGATCGTCGTCGCCGTCGAAAACGGTGTCGAGGAAGAACGCGAGCTTCTCCGGGCCCACCCGCAGCGGGCGGCGCGGGTCGTGCTCGGCCCCGAACTCGACGAGCATCTCGGCGACGGCCCTGGTCGCTTCGGTGTCTTCGAAGTCGCCGTCACTGGCGTCGTCGGCGACGAAGGCGAAGAACGCGGTGATCGCGTCCGCCCGCTCCTGTTCGGTGAACTCCGGCGCCTCCTCGGCCTGCTCGGGCTCGCCGAGCGACCGCGCGCGGGCCAGCGCCAGCGCGCGGAACCGCGAGAAGTCGGCGCTCACCTCGGGGTCCTCGATGGAGTCGGTGATCGCGATACCGTCCTCGAGCAACAGCCGGGCGTGACCGGGCGTCACCTGCTCGAACACCATGAGGTCACCGCCTTCGGCGGCCTGGCTGCGCATCTCCGCCAGCACCTCGTCCGGCGCCTCGACGATCACGACGTCCTTGACCCAGCCGTCGAACTCGACGAAGTCGAGCAGCGCGAGCACGCCGTGCGCGCTGTCGCCTTCGCCGAAGACGCACAGCAGCGACGACGCGTCGCCGTAGACATCGGCGGTGCGCCAGCACTCCCCGACGCCGAACTCGCCGAGCGTGGCGGCCCACTCCGGTTCCGGCAGGCCGCGCTTGACCACCGCGGCGAGCGCTTCGCCAGCGGCGGCGCGCTGGTCCTCGTCGTCGGCGAGGCGGGCGAACGCGGCGAGGAACGCGGCGGCGGGCGCGGTGCCCTTGTCCTCGGCCAGCTCGACCAACTCGGGACCGAGGTCGTCCCCGGTCTCCCACCACTGGCCCATCAGCTCCGAGGTGAGCAGCTCGACCTCGAGGTGCCCCGGCTCGGTGCCGAGGTTCGCGTAGTCACCCAGCACGTCCTTGAAGAAACCGGTCAAGCTCTGCGGCTCGGGTTCTTCGGTCGACGACTGCTTCTTGCGTACACGGCTCACCGGGCTCATGCGGACCATATTTCCATCGAGCCGAACGGCTCAGCGGCCGACCCTCGGCAGCGCGATCCGCGCGTTGCGGACCTCGGCGAGCAGGCGGGTCTTCCGCTTGTGCGTTTCGACCAGTTCGGCCAGGTAGTCGCTGAACTCTTCGGCGGTGTCGGCGCGCTTGTGGAGCGCGCGCAGCTTCCGCAGCTGCTTGGCGGCCTCGCGGTAGTTGTAGGCGTCCTTGTGCGCGATGAGCTCTTCGACGTGCACGCGGTACACCGGGATCACGTCGACCGGGTGCTCGGCTTCCCGCAGTTCGGCCAGCTCCAACCGCAAAGGCAACGATTCACCGAGGCGGCAGGACACCTCCCACGCGTCGTCCGCGCGCTCCTCGGTCAGCAGCACCCGCACGAGCTCGTCGGCCGCGGCGGGGTGCTGCTCGGCACGGGCGCGCAGCAGGTCCATCGCGGTGTCCCGCTCAGCGTCCCAGCAGCCGAGCGCGCTCGCCGCCTCCCGCAGCGCGAGATAGGCGGCATGGGTCGCGTCGCGCTGGAACTCGTTGCGGCGCAAGGTCAACGCCTGGTCGCCCTGACCGGCTTCGCGGTAGGCGCCAGCCAGTTCGTCGACGACGGGCGCCCGCGAGGAACCCTTGTCGTGCGCGAGCGCCTTGGCCGCGTGCGCGATCGCCTCGGTGTGCCGTCCCGCGCCGCGCAGCACGCGCACGATCTTCAGGCTGATGTCGAGGCGCTGCGGTTTCGCCGACAGGATCGAGACGAGCGCGTCGACGTCCCCGGACACTTCGGCGAGCGACTCCCGCAACCGTTCCGCGGCACCCCGTCGCGGGTCCTCGGCTGGCCCGGCCAGCACTTCGTCCACAATGGACTTCAAATGCGCGAGACCGGATTCGCCGAGCGCGTCGGCGAAGTCGGCGAGTTCGATCTCCGCCCGGCCGGGGCCGAATTCGGTGCGCGCGATCCACTCGGCCAGCTCCGGCGGCGACGGCGGGCGTGCCGCGCAGGCGCGCGCGTACAGCGTGACCGCGCGTTCCAGCTGGCCGCCGACCAGTCCGCCGGAATCGTCCATCCGC is part of the Amycolatopsis sp. CA-230715 genome and encodes:
- a CDS encoding macro domain-containing protein, giving the protein MTAEPGTHTTHKTAERKGVLRTPELVLCAVEEPLARAWESVVDALSHSDSVVRVHRGSVLDVLAHAVVSPANSYGWMRGGIDAVYARTFSEVEQNVRSAVLAYHGGEVPIGEAVVVPTGAPAPQWLISAPTMREPGELLPADTVHPYLAAKAVFLLWRDGTLEDGPGVRDAVDVIAMPGLGTGIGGVPPEVCARQVAAAWSEVFPTP
- a CDS encoding DUF4232 domain-containing protein, whose protein sequence is MARTSEIAVAASGVALAAVLAACGTNPVSSPTVSSAPTSSSAPPLSGSPAPTSPAPTTTKPDDGLCKAKDLKLSLGRGGAAAGTTYRPLLFTNVSDHDCTIQGFPGVSYVSGADGHQVGAAAYRDGTKGPAIKLGKGQVASADIGFATVANYDEAICNPEPVRGLRVFPPQERDSLFIEAPGTGCANDKIPGNQLLVRTLQKGAGE
- the pheA gene encoding prephenate dehydratase, with translation MTRIAYFGPRGTFSEQAARTFGDAGELVPADTIPKALAAVRAGDADAACVPVENSVEGPVTATLDGLVEGEPLVAVAEALLPVHFSVLTRGDGAPIRTVASHPHALAQVRHWLEANLPDAQPVASSSTASAAVGVRGGEYDAAVTAPVAVEHYPLTVLATGVADVADARTRFLLLRPPGPLPEPTGADRTSVVAAAANRTGTLAALLTELATRGINLTRLDARPTKNNFGEYHFFIDFEGHLAEPRIGDAVAALRRRCSVRFLGSHPRADGMPGSSEPGAENADFVAASEWVEAVRKGGVA
- a CDS encoding glutathionylspermidine synthase family protein; protein product: MHRETGTPRRDWERIVEEQGLVFGTPARYGSGQSRPYWDESVHYVLEMDEVLSVEADVEVLHSMCLEAVENVILTERYRDFGIPEWVWPHIAESWKRQDPHVYGRFDLRYDGKSPAKLLEYNADTPTSLLEAAVVQWHWKTDVHPDDDQWNSIHERLVERWGEVKDLLPSNELHFSWSTADPTGEDHVTTAYLQETAAEAGLDTVGLAIEEIGWDPVLKRFVDLEEAPMNTVVKLYPWEWVIEEEFGKFAVETLPKTLWVEPLWKMLLSNKALLAVLWENYPGHPNLLPAFVDDPGLLTEYVRKPKLGREGANVQIVATGYETQTSGVYGAEGYVYQAFDPLPEFDGFRPALGAWIVGDNAAGLGIRETAGLVTDDGAAFIPHRIPES
- a CDS encoding glycoside hydrolase family 25 protein, coding for MTDYGVDVSHYQNVQDWKAVRGNNITYALLKVTESTDYVDPKAAGFADGARGAGIAAGGYHFARPVDVGAQVAHFADRLNERGLLAPGSAWPALDMEASGFGDPNGFVRDFIAQFRQRTGVHGVLVYANLNWWTTILRPDEWADDGVLLWIARYNGDPGNPGWGHPRLAVHQHSNKGTVPGIAGTVDRNATVGSFGLGNFRL
- the coaA gene encoding type I pantothenate kinase, coding for MPRVRELSPYVELHREQWRELRRATPLPLTAEELLRLRGLGEQVDLAEVAEVYLPLSRLINLQVAARQRLYEATTTFLGEDCRNTKVPFVIGIAGSVAVGKSTTARLLRTLLARWPDHPRVDLVTTDGFLYPGAELTRRGIMHRKGFPESYDRRALLRFVADVKSGADRVSAPVYSHLAYDILPGHEQVVEKPDILIIEGLNVLQPGPRLTVSDLFDFSIYVDAHTSDIEHWYIERFLKLRHTAFSDPASHFHHFAGLPDDEARDEARHLWRTINEPNLVDNIRPTRPRATLVLRKDSDHSINRVRLRKL
- a CDS encoding metallopeptidase family protein; the protein is MPVEMSPDRFEELVADALDQVPADFANAMDNVVVLVEPHNEDEPGILGLYHGIALTERTSDYGGVLPDRISIYREPLLDMCDSEAEVVEEVLITVVHEVAHHFGIDDARLHELGWG
- a CDS encoding histidine phosphatase family protein, whose protein sequence is MRLHLVRHAQSTANVRKVLDTALPGPSLTDLGRQQAEALVAAFDGLEVAAVYSSYATRARETAAPLAASLGFDVRLVEGVHEVQAGDLEGRNDEEAIATYLAVVHPWTQGDLSGSMPGGESGAQVRSRYLAAVAELRAKHEEADPAGDIVLVSHGGAIRLGAEWLCDNVRPEVADNELLANTARVVLEARAGGWHCESWAGAPM
- a CDS encoding DUF6880 family protein; translation: MDRVPPPPALSAYLRSLDAETLAELLLDRAERDPGLRAELEERAASANTEEVAEVHRMLDGAPDGESFSYATKVGSVLDTLQRLLDGGTRADVAPLARRMIDQIGAALGRMDDSGGLVGGQLERAVTLYARACAARPPSPPELAEWIARTEFGPGRAEIELADFADALGESGLAHLKSIVDEVLAGPAEDPRRGAAERLRESLAEVSGDVDALVSILSAKPQRLDISLKIVRVLRGAGRHTEAIAHAAKALAHDKGSSRAPVVDELAGAYREAGQGDQALTLRRNEFQRDATHAAYLALREAASALGCWDAERDTAMDLLRARAEQHPAAADELVRVLLTEERADDAWEVSCRLGESLPLRLELAELREAEHPVDVIPVYRVHVEELIAHKDAYNYREAAKQLRKLRALHKRADTAEEFSDYLAELVETHKRKTRLLAEVRNARIALPRVGR
- a CDS encoding septum formation family protein, with amino-acid sequence MSKFADRFRLADTTLGTRLVMGGVFVGAILALALSVTFSWGGDVKGGAGGGRAGESESAQAAFHSPPGSCLQWDQPDAGDIHVVPCPQAHQFEVTGVVNIGDRYPKDAPSPDLAQWRGLAQERCSDGAEKYLGKPLDPYGRLTVSALRPGEDEWKDGARELRCVLQWAGPGGQLQKLTGSAKDQQQANIWDTGTCLALAGKTVGDPIDCAQPHSYEMVGVLDLKTKFKDYPSQTDQKAWLDTECSKAVMDYTGGGDYSAQKLILTWDVREQESWAAGSTKVNCKVAAKLTDGSGLAPVSGTIRKAGPAPSQPAGPPPSSSGGG